From a single Schistosoma mansoni strain Puerto Rico chromosome 4, complete genome genomic region:
- a CDS encoding putative cysteine-rich hydrophobic domain 2 (chic1): MNDTDEIDFLNYVSSGQCERPREPILIKGCGDVTIFGMNNKFKEEFPNELHGKLAPEEFEESIRKINERLENSLPSHVRWFICGLLCCCCTAGCSLWPVIHLSRRTKRDLQKILEAENIRLYCNIGLRLSLVKQRSSETTTLMEYVLRIDQLPKACIYFPD, translated from the exons ATGAACGATACGGATGAAATAGATTTTCTTAATTATGTTTCTtccggacaatgtgagagacctCGTGAGCCCATTTTGATAAAAGGCTGTGGAGATGTAACAAT CTTTGGTATGAACAATAAATTCAAGGAAGAATTCCCGAATGAATTACATGGTAAACTAGCTCCTGAAGAATTTGAGGAAAGTATACGTAAAATTAATGAGCGCTTGGAGAATTCACTACCTAGTCACGTTAGATGGTTTATTTGTGGGTTattgtgttgttgttgtacAGCCGGTTGCTCTTTATGGCCAGTAATTCATTTAAGCAGACGAACCAAAAGAGATCTACAAAAAATACTGGAAGCTGAAAATATTCGACTGTATTGTAATATTGGTTTACGCTTGTCTTTGGTCAAACAACGGTCTTCCGAAACAACAACACTGATGGAATAC GTTCTTCGAATAGATCAATTGCCAAAAGCGTGTATATATTTTCCCGATTGA